The sequence TATATCTCGCGCGCTTAAAAGGGTTGAGTCGTCAGGAAGCAAGAAAACGTATAAACTATTGGTTTGCCAGGTTCGAGATGGAAACCTGGGCGAAGAAAAAGGTAGAAGAATTAAGTAAAGGGATGCAGCAAAAGGTTCAGTTTATTGTTACGGTCATTCATCAACCGGAATTACTTATTCTCGATGAACCCTTCAGTGGTTTTGATCCGATTAACGCTGAGCTGATAAAAAATGAAATTCTTGAATTAAGAAAAAATGGAGCAACCGTTATTTTCTCCACTCATAATATGGGTAGCGTGGAAGAACTGTGTGATACTATTGCTTTAATAAATAAGGCAGAAAAAATTCTCGATGGTTCTGTAAAGGATATTCGTAAAATGTACAGGTCTAACACCTATAAGATCGCTTTTAAAGGCAATGCTCTGGGGTTTACCAATGCTTTGTGGACAGGAGGAGAGATCCTTCAAAAAAACACAGAGGACGATATTCATAGTTTTATAATTAAACTGGCTCCCAATTTTTCATCCAGTAATTTTTTACAGACGGTGCTGCCAACTTGCGAAATCGTTTCTTTTAATGAATTGATTCCAAGCATGAATGATATCTTTATTACCAAAGTAAATGAGGGTAATGGCACTGTAGTGGGAACTAAGAGTAGTTATACGGAGTAAGTCAATAGTGAATAGTTATAGTTGCAAGTCGATAGAAACAACACGAAATAAAAAACACGAAACTCGAAATAGATATGAGTAAAATAGGATTAATCATAGGACGAGAGCTGAAATCAAAGCTGTATAATAAAACTTTTATTATCATGACTATTTTAGCGCCGCTGCTACTTACGGGCTTTATAGCTTTTATAGTAAAAATGTCGGAGTCTGAAAAAACGGAACAAAAAGTCTTAGTGATAGATGACTCAGAATTATTCAAAAACAAACTCTCAGGTAACGACTATATTTCTCTTTCTTTTTCGAACCTGAAAATTGACGAGGGCGTTGAAAAGTTTTACAAGCAAGGTTACACCTGTTTGTTATGGATTCCCAAAACCGTAGTAGGTGGCGCTGCCGGAACAGTGAAACTTTATTACAAAAAGTCACCGGGATTTGGATTTCAAACTTACATGAAAGATCAGCTTGAGAAAATTATTTATGAAAACTCTTTAAGTGCAAATAACATCGATCCTAATATCATTCATAATTCAAAACAAAATGTCCGGATGGTGATGGAAAAAGTCGACGATGTAGGTAAAACCCAGGAACAAACGGGCTTTGGCTTTATCGGTTTTATCTCCGGAGCGTTGATGTTTATTTTTATCCTGCTTTATGGCATGATGGTTTTTAGAAGTGTTATGGAGGAAAAAGCAAACCGGATTGTTGAAGTGATCGTGTCTTCAGTAAAACCTTTTGAACTCATGCTTGGTAAAATTTTGGGCGTTGCCATTTTGGGAATCATTCAGTTTGTGATCATGGGAATTATAACCTTTGCCTTAAGTACTTTGTTAAGTGTCTTTTTTCTTAAGGATTCTATGGCACAGCTCCAGGTTTTTAAGCAGCAGCAAGAACTGGTTAAAAAAAATGGTACAAACGTGGATTTTACCAAACTCGAAAAATTTGATGACAAACTTGAACTTTTTGAAACACTTGAAAAAATTCAAAAAATCAATTTTACTCAGGTCTTTATATGTTTTTTCCTCTATTTTATTTTAGGCTACTTATTCTATAGCTCCATAATGGCGGCCATTGGCAGCGCGGTAGATTCAGAGGCAGACTCCCAGCAATTTATCACTCCGGTCATGATCCCGCTGATGATAGGCTATTTCCTCGCTATAAAAACGATGACCGATCCCGATTCAAGCTCTGTTTTCTGGGGATCCATGATTCCCTTTACTTCGCCAATAGTGATGATGTCGCGTATTACAAGTGGTGTGCCGCTTTGGGAACTTATGCTCTCACTATCATTATTATTCCTTTCTTTTCTGCTAACCACATGGCTTGCAGGTCGCATCTACCGCACAGGTATTTTAATGTATGGTAAAAAAACAAGCTGGCGTGAAGTAGGAAAGTGGCTTTTTTACAAATAGAATCTAGTTGTTAACTAACAATCTTAAAATTAAAAGCTCCGGTTTTTTTTACACCATACACTCTAAGCCATATCAGCATGAGGCTTTCTGTGGCTCTTGCGCCGCTTATATCGCCAAGGTCAAGAATAGATTCGCTTTTCCAACCCAGTTCATTTAAAAAAGAAATTACTTTTTGTTTTGCTTCCTCATCGTTGCCACAGATATAATTGACATGTCCTCCATTGTCAATCATCGCAGGATTCAACATTAATCCATTCCACATTGTATTTAAAGTCTTCACTACTTTTGTATCGGGGAAGTTCTTTTGTATTTCTTCACCCAGCGAATAGGTATTGCTTAAAGATGGAACTAATGATGGAGGCATGCCATTGCTGAAGTCTAGTGGGTTAGAAATGTCAACCAGAATCTTCCCTTCCAGATTTTCTTTCCCGGCTGCCTTAATCACATCTAAGGTAGTTTCGCCTTTGCTTACATTGATCACAAATTCTCCAAAAGCTGCCGCATCAGCAAAAGTTCCCAGCTTTACTTTTGAATTGTTTTCGAGGAACGCTTTAAATGTTTTATCTCCTTCTTTAGAAAGAGTAGCCGACACATTTCGTGTTCCTACCATCACTTCATGTCCGAATTCCGTTAACTTTACTGCGAAGGCTTTGCCAACGCCGCCTGTGCCTAATACCGCTATTTTCATTGTAAGTGTTTTTGTTAATGTGAAAAGTAGAGCGACAAAACTAAATACTCCATCATTCATAAACAACAGCCCTGGTCTAAACCCTTTAAAAATAGTTTCTAAATCCTACTGACAATCTTTAGGAATTTCTTTACTTTACATCATGTCTGAACACAAAATAGAGTTTAATACTGCCGTTTCAGTGGTTATTGCCAATATGATTGGTACGGGAGTTTTTACAAGTCTTGGTTTCCAGGTAATGGGGATGAGTTCGGTATTTTCTATTTTATTATTATGGGTTTTGGGTGGTGTTATCGCTCTTTGCGGGGCTCTTACCTACGGTGAGATTGGTTCTGCTTTTCCCGAAAGTGGGGGAGAATACAATTATCTTTCTAAACTTTATCACCCTGCTCTCGGATTTTTAAGTGGTTGGGTGAGTGTAACCGTTGGTTTCGCCGCGCCAATAGCTGCAGCCTCTGTGGCACTGGCCCGCTACGTAACAAAAATTTATCCCGCCGTAGATGAAATGGTTTTGTCTTGCTCTGTAATTGGTGTTATCACCATTATTCATTCTATTAACCTGAAAGCGGGCAGTGTTTTCCAAAGGGGGTTTACATGGGTGAAAATTATTTGTATCATTATGTTTATTGGGTTTGGCTTGTTCTATATTCCAGAACATACCATTAGCCTTGTACCAGGAGCCGATGCCTGGAAAGATGTATTTTCAACTGCGTTCGCAGGTTCTTTAATTTATGTAACTTATGCTTATAGTGGCTGGAATGCAGCCGCCTATATTTCGGGAGAAATAAAAAATGCACAAAAAAATTTACCTCGTGCTTTGATCTTAGGGACGCTTTGCGTTATGGGCATTTACACGTTATTAAATTATGTCTTCCTCTATACTGTGCCGATTAATGAATTAAAAGGTGTATTGGAAGTGGGTTACTTAAGTGCCGGGAAAATTTTCGGATTACAAGTGGGACAATTTATGAGTCTTGTAATAGCTGTTCTTTTAATTTCTACAATCAGCGCTATGATCCTGGCGGGACCGCGGGTTATGCAAAGTATGGGGACAAACATAAGCGGACTCCGGATTTTTGCAAAAGCTAATAAAAATAATGTACCCTACGTTGCTATTATTTTTCAATCGCTAATTGCGCTGGCTCTGGTTACAACTTCTTCTTTTGAATCGCTGATAACCTATGTAAGCTTTACACTAAACATGTTTACTTTTTTAACCGTGTTCGGAATTTTTATCCTGCGGTACAAATTCAGGCATATTAAAGCATGTTATCGCACGCCCCTTTATCCTTTAACGCCCATCATCTTTTTAGTGATTATTCTTTGGGTGCTTATTAATATAGTTATAGAAAAGCCAATAGAATCCTTGTATGGTATGGTAACGGTCTTGGCTGGACTGGCCATTTATTTCCTGACGAACAAAAAGGATACGTCATCTTCCATCTCAGTAAGAGATTCTGAAAACTAGTTTGTTGAGCCTGCAAATTTAGGTTGATGCTAAAAATTGAGTTCCTCCTCATCTCTGAATCGCTGTGTTAAATTTCTATCCTGGATTCGCGATCAGCGGATCTTTAATGGCTATATAAACTTACATTTTCTGCTTGCAAACGCGCACATGCGCAACAAGATCACACCATGTTTAAAGCGCGAAATATTTGTAGACCCATATGTTCTTTCTCTGTAGCGAATGGGAACTTCCACAATTTTTAAATTTAATTTGTGCGCTCCGAATAACAAATCGAAATCACCAAATGGATCAAACTCTCCAAAGTATTTTCTGTTTTTGGTGAGTTTAATATAATCGGTTCTGAACATCACTTTAGTGCCGCACAGCGTATCCTTAAAGCGCTGATCAAGCAGCCAGGTAAAAGCCCAGCTGAAAAAATGATTTCCCAGATAATTTAAGAAACGCATTGCTTCTTTATCCATGGGATAAACCAGGCGCGTTCCATTTATAAAATCGCCTTTGCTGCTGGCAATCGCATTGTAAAATTTAGGAAGGTCTTCAGGCGGTACTGTAAGATCGGCGTCCAGGATCATTAAGATATCGCCAGTCGCAATTTTGTATCCTTCGCGCACCGCATCGGCTTTTCCTTTACCTTTTTGTTGCCCAATTTTTATGTCATGCGTCGCCGCATATTTTTTCTGAATCTCCTGAATCTTTTCCCAGGTATCGTCTGTGCTATTTCCTTCAATAAAAATAATTTCCACATGCTTTCCAAATTTTGGGAGACGTAAAATGGCATTCTCAATATTTCCACTTTCATTACGTGCAGGAATTACAACGGTTGTAGAGTAGTTTTGCAGATAATTTTCTTCGTGTATCTCTGGTAAGGGCTTCGCGAAGCTGTATATATTGATACTAAAGAACCTGAAAATAGGGAACTTTGCCAGGTACTTATTAAAGATAAAAGATAGGATAGGGAAGAAAAAGGGGATGATCAAACGCTTGCTATTTCTGTAAACATCAAATCCTGAAATGTACAGTAAGTTATTAATGTCGCTGGTACTTAACCAGTTTTGTACGGGTGTTTTTTGTTTCAATCCAAGCAATTCTGCAACCTTGAAAAAGGGTTCCCATAAAGAATTGTAGAACTGCACAACAACTTTGGTATTTGCATGCGAACATTTTTTAACCTGTTCGAATACATTTTGAATATCGTCGACGTACCCAATTAAATTACTGATTACAATTAAATCGAATTTTTGATCGAATTGAATGTCGTTAGCATCCATCACTAAAAACTCTATATTTTTATCGCCGTGTTTTTCTTTTGCCCAACGGATGTATTCTTCACTAAAATCAATTCCAACTTTTTTCTTTCCGGCAATTCCGGCTAGTAAATCGCCACTTCCGCAACCCACTTCAAGAACGGAGCTGTCTTCATGAGAAAAATAATTGGTATAATTGGTTATTTCATTCCAGTAATAAGCACTGAATTTTCTTTTCTGACGCTTAGCGGCGAGGGTATTAAAGTATTTTGTTGGTTCTTCCACTTAAATTTTTTCTATTTCAATAGTACAAAATAATCCTAACTGTTTAGCGAATGGCGAGAGTAACCATTCCGACAATTTTACAAAGCTATACATAAAATATGGAAGCATAGCACTGCGCGAAACGCCACCACTAATTACGTAAGAAAAGGGAGAGTGGTAGTTTACAGACACTATTTTTAAATGGGGATAGTCTTTTTTAAAAAGATCGAGATCACGTTCAAAATAAATGTAGGGTAGGGCCTGGTTACTGTTCGATAAAGGATTTCCGGCCTCTATTTCACGCCCTCCGTTTTCTTCAAAAGGTTCGTGGTGATAGTTTTTATAAATAAACCTTCCCAAAGCACTGTTGGCAGGTTCCGTCATAATTATCTTACCACCCTTAACCAGGGTACGTTGCGCCTCTCTTAAAAAGGCATGCGGTTTTGGAATATGATGAAAAACATTTAGCATCATGATGGCCCCGAGCTCATTTTCTTTAAAAGGCAATTCTTCAGCGCTAAACACCTGGTCTACATTAGGCAGAGCCAAAATGTCACTAGTGATCACTTCCGGGAATACGTCTTTTAAAAAACCACCTCCTGAGCCAATCTCAAGATATTTACCAGTCTTTACCTTTCGGGCCTGTTCTATAAAAACAGTATACCAGTCGAGATAAAGCTTCTTTAAAAATGGTTTTTGTAAAATAATATCACGGTGAGCCAGTGTTGTTTTTGGATCATCGAGGTCAAAGGGTATAGTGTATTTTTTAAACATTTGAACGGCTTGCAAAAATATTAAAGTAAGTCTCTTCTCCTAAGCCTTCAAAACTTAAAACTTTGTCGAGACTTAATTTTTCAAGTGAGTTTTTTGTAAGCAGGTAACAGTTGAATCCCTGTTCAGTTAAAAATGTGAAATAATCAGTCACCGAACTACCGGCTTTTTTTAATCCGTAAGGCCAAAATTCGGAAATGATTTTGATGTCGGTGTTTTTTCTTAATATACTTTTCATGCCTTGAATAGCCTGCATTTCGAAGCCTTGTATATCCATTTTTATAAAATCAACGCGACCAGCTTCCGCGGGATCTTTTTTCACCCAGTAGTCATCCATGCTTACAGCTTCGATTTCCAGCTCCTGATCAAATTCTTCAGGCTTGTAAGTACGGTGATCGACATTTAGATTTTTGGAAGTGTAAATTTTTAGTGTTTCGGTTTTAGGACCAGCGGCAAGATTATTAATTAAAATGTTTCCATAATTTAACGTGGCATTCTCGAGATGTGAGAAGTTTTTCTTATCTGGTTCAAAACAATGCACGCGTCCTTTTTCACCAACCAGTTTAGCAAGAATTAAAGCGTAATAACCAATATTGGCGCCAATATCAAGAACTACATCGCCGCGCTGAACATATTTTTCAAGAAGTTGAATTTCAAAAGCATCCTGCCTGTTTTTAAAGCTGGTATAAAGCGGCTTGTAGAGTGCAAAAGCATTTTTATAAAGAAAATTACCGAGTTTTATACTGAATGACATTTTTTTAATTTTTTTTAATAACACTGCATGCCCTAACTATCAATTTCTAATAGAGAAATTCGTACAACTCTGTTTGCTCATAAGCGCCTTCTGTATGAACCAG is a genomic window of Sphingobacteriaceae bacterium containing:
- a CDS encoding ABC transporter ATP-binding protein; its protein translation is MSEILTINNVSKRYGSHVALNNVSLSVAEKSVLGLLGPNGAGKTSLIRIINQITGPDSGEVLFKGKKLKSDDVEQIGYLPEERGLYKKMTVGEQVLYLARLKGLSRQEARKRINYWFARFEMETWAKKKVEELSKGMQQKVQFIVTVIHQPELLILDEPFSGFDPINAELIKNEILELRKNGATVIFSTHNMGSVEELCDTIALINKAEKILDGSVKDIRKMYRSNTYKIAFKGNALGFTNALWTGGEILQKNTEDDIHSFIIKLAPNFSSSNFLQTVLPTCEIVSFNELIPSMNDIFITKVNEGNGTVVGTKSSYTE
- a CDS encoding ABC transporter permease, which gives rise to MSKIGLIIGRELKSKLYNKTFIIMTILAPLLLTGFIAFIVKMSESEKTEQKVLVIDDSELFKNKLSGNDYISLSFSNLKIDEGVEKFYKQGYTCLLWIPKTVVGGAAGTVKLYYKKSPGFGFQTYMKDQLEKIIYENSLSANNIDPNIIHNSKQNVRMVMEKVDDVGKTQEQTGFGFIGFISGALMFIFILLYGMMVFRSVMEEKANRIVEVIVSSVKPFELMLGKILGVAILGIIQFVIMGIITFALSTLLSVFFLKDSMAQLQVFKQQQELVKKNGTNVDFTKLEKFDDKLELFETLEKIQKINFTQVFICFFLYFILGYLFYSSIMAAIGSAVDSEADSQQFITPVMIPLMIGYFLAIKTMTDPDSSSVFWGSMIPFTSPIVMMSRITSGVPLWELMLSLSLLFLSFLLTTWLAGRIYRTGILMYGKKTSWREVGKWLFYK
- a CDS encoding NADP oxidoreductase: MKIAVLGTGGVGKAFAVKLTEFGHEVMVGTRNVSATLSKEGDKTFKAFLENNSKVKLGTFADAAAFGEFVINVSKGETTLDVIKAAGKENLEGKILVDISNPLDFSNGMPPSLVPSLSNTYSLGEEIQKNFPDTKVVKTLNTMWNGLMLNPAMIDNGGHVNYICGNDEEAKQKVISFLNELGWKSESILDLGDISGARATESLMLIWLRVYGVKKTGAFNFKIVS
- a CDS encoding amino acid permease codes for the protein MSEHKIEFNTAVSVVIANMIGTGVFTSLGFQVMGMSSVFSILLLWVLGGVIALCGALTYGEIGSAFPESGGEYNYLSKLYHPALGFLSGWVSVTVGFAAPIAAASVALARYVTKIYPAVDEMVLSCSVIGVITIIHSINLKAGSVFQRGFTWVKIICIIMFIGFGLFYIPEHTISLVPGADAWKDVFSTAFAGSLIYVTYAYSGWNAAAYISGEIKNAQKNLPRALILGTLCVMGIYTLLNYVFLYTVPINELKGVLEVGYLSAGKIFGLQVGQFMSLVIAVLLISTISAMILAGPRVMQSMGTNISGLRIFAKANKNNVPYVAIIFQSLIALALVTTSSFESLITYVSFTLNMFTFLTVFGIFILRYKFRHIKACYRTPLYPLTPIIFLVIILWVLINIVIEKPIESLYGMVTVLAGLAIYFLTNKKDTSSSISVRDSEN
- a CDS encoding glycosyl transferase, with product MEEPTKYFNTLAAKRQKRKFSAYYWNEITNYTNYFSHEDSSVLEVGCGSGDLLAGIAGKKKVGIDFSEEYIRWAKEKHGDKNIEFLVMDANDIQFDQKFDLIVISNLIGYVDDIQNVFEQVKKCSHANTKVVVQFYNSLWEPFFKVAELLGLKQKTPVQNWLSTSDINNLLYISGFDVYRNSKRLIIPFFFPILSFIFNKYLAKFPIFRFFSINIYSFAKPLPEIHEENYLQNYSTTVVIPARNESGNIENAILRLPKFGKHVEIIFIEGNSTDDTWEKIQEIQKKYAATHDIKIGQQKGKGKADAVREGYKIATGDILMILDADLTVPPEDLPKFYNAIASSKGDFINGTRLVYPMDKEAMRFLNYLGNHFFSWAFTWLLDQRFKDTLCGTKVMFRTDYIKLTKNRKYFGEFDPFGDFDLLFGAHKLNLKIVEVPIRYRERTYGSTNISRFKHGVILLRMCAFASRKCKFI
- a CDS encoding SAM-dependent methyltransferase, which encodes MFKKYTIPFDLDDPKTTLAHRDIILQKPFLKKLYLDWYTVFIEQARKVKTGKYLEIGSGGGFLKDVFPEVITSDILALPNVDQVFSAEELPFKENELGAIMMLNVFHHIPKPHAFLREAQRTLVKGGKIIMTEPANSALGRFIYKNYHHEPFEENGGREIEAGNPLSNSNQALPYIYFERDLDLFKKDYPHLKIVSVNYHSPFSYVISGGVSRSAMLPYFMYSFVKLSEWLLSPFAKQLGLFCTIEIEKI